From Sphingorhabdus sp. SMR4y:
GGCGCGCAATTCGGTCAGATCCAGTCCGGCGCGCTCGGCGGCTTTTTCCAGATGGTCGCCTTCGTTCCAGCCCGCAGTGCCGCCCCAGATCAGCTGAGAGACTTCATTGGCGAATTCCAGCCCCCTGCCGCGCCGCGACGCCGCCTGCCCCATCCGGGTCAATTCGAAAATATAAGGCTGTTCATCGGCAATCTTGCGCGTGGCGATATCCTGCACAATCGGATCGGGCTTCGGCGGTGCCATCGGGATGCCCATATGCTGCGCCACGCGGAAAATATCGCGAAACGTATAGCCCAGCCAGTTGGGATGGTTTTTCTCGAAAAAATCCGGTTCCCGGATCGCCAGCGGATAGACGAAACGCTGGTTGATCTGCAGATCATAGTCCTGAGTCAGGGCAACATAGCGCCTTGTAGCCAGATAGCTGTAGGGCGAACGGAAAGACCAATAAACGTCTGCTTGCAATGTCATGCCGGTCATATGGCACAATCATCGACCGCCTTCTATAAATTTCAAAACTAATCATTGCTTATTATAACATATGTTATAAAATGGTTGGCATGAGCGACAATATGGGATTTCTGGTCGGCGATATTTCCCGACTGATCCGACGGACCTTCGACGAAAGGGCCAAGGCGATCGGTATCACCCGTCCGCAATGGCGGGTGCTCACTTGGCTGCAGCGCCATGAAGGGATAAACCAGAGCGCCCTTGCAGATATGCTGGAACTCGATGCCATGGCCCTCTGCCGGATGGTCGACCGGCTGCAAGCAGCGGACATGGTCGAGCGCCGTGCCGATCCCGCCGACCGCCGCGCGTGGAAATTATATCTCACCAGCAAGGGCATTGCGCTGACCGAGCAGTTACAACCCATCGGTGAAGAATTGCTGCAGGAGGCGCTTGTCGACATATCGCCCGAGGATCAGGACAAAATGTATCATTTGCTCGAACGGTTCCGCACCAATCTGCAATCGATCGACGAAGATGATTCGCGCGCGAAGCGGACTGCCCGTGGCTGACAATCCCAATCCCGATATCGACATGGCGCCGTTGACGGAAAGCTCACCCGAAGCGCCCACTACGGAGCGGTCGACCGGACACAATGTCATCCGCTGGCTGCTGATGCTGTCGGTGCCGCTTTTACTGGCTAGTCTGGGTATCTATTACTGGATTGCCAGTGACCGCTATGCATCCACGGACAATGCCTATGTGCAGCAGCATATCGTCTCCATTTCCCCCGAGGTCGGAGGAAAAATCATGGCAGTGACGGTCGAGGAGAATCAGCAGGTGGCAGCCGGCGATTTGCTGTTTGCGATTGATCCCGCGCCCTTTGAGCTGGCCGTCGCGCAGAGCAATGCC
This genomic window contains:
- a CDS encoding MarR family winged helix-turn-helix transcriptional regulator; amino-acid sequence: MSDNMGFLVGDISRLIRRTFDERAKAIGITRPQWRVLTWLQRHEGINQSALADMLELDAMALCRMVDRLQAADMVERRADPADRRAWKLYLTSKGIALTEQLQPIGEELLQEALVDISPEDQDKMYHLLERFRTNLQSIDEDDSRAKRTARG
- a CDS encoding 2-hydroxychromene-2-carboxylate isomerase is translated as MTLQADVYWSFRSPYSYLATRRYVALTQDYDLQINQRFVYPLAIREPDFFEKNHPNWLGYTFRDIFRVAQHMGIPMAPPKPDPIVQDIATRKIADEQPYIFELTRMGQAASRRGRGLEFANEVSQLIWGGTAGWNEGDHLEKAAERAGLDLTELRAEASTEAEGLDAEIAENQKALEAAGHWGVPTLVFEDEPFFGQDRIDLAVWRMKQKGLAKR